DNA sequence from the Candidatus Kaistella beijingensis genome:
TTAGCCACACAATCACTTTTAAAAGGACAAGAAGAAGAACGAACCCGCATTGCAAAAGATTTGCACGACGGATTGGGCGGATTGTTGAGCGGCGTTAAATTACAATTAGGAGCCATGAAAGGAAATCTCATTTTAACCGAAGAAAACGGAAATGCATTCAACCGTGCTTTAAATAAATTGGATGAATCTATTTCCGAAATGCGTCGGGTTGCGCACAACATGATGCCGGAAACTTTGCTGAAATTCGGGCTTCAACAAGCATTAACCGATTACAGCAACGGACTTTCGCAAGGACAATATTTCACGATTGATTGCGAATTTTTCGGAGTAGAAAATCGCCTGGAAAATTCCGTAGAAATTGTGGTGTATAGAATCGTTCAGGAACTCATCAATAACGCTGTGAAACATTCGGAAGCGACAAAAATCCTTGTTCAAGTTATGCGACACGACAAGGAACATCTCAACATTACAGTTGAAGACAACGGAAAAGGATTTAATTTTGAAGAAATGAAAACCAAAAATTCCGCTGGCTTGCAAAATATCCAATCCCGCGTGAATTATTTGAATGGAAAAATGGATATCCAATCCGAAATCGGAAAAGGAACTTCCGTATACATCGAATGTGACTTGAACCAAAATGGGTAAATTAATCAATAGTGGCGGGCTTTAGCCCGCTTAAGAAATCAAATTTAGTTCGGCTTTAGCCAAAATTTTAAGGACATTTTCAAAAAATAAGAATTTGGATAAAATAAAAATCATAGTGGTAGACGATCATCCGATGGTCATTGAAGGCATGAAAGCGCTGCTAAACCAAATCCGTTATGTGGAATTGTGTGCAACCGCTTCCAACGCTTACGAAGCCATGGAAAAAGTGAAAGAAAACCAACCCGATTTGGTGATTACGGACATCAATATGCCAGAAATCAGCGGTGTGGAACTGACTTCCAAACTGAAAAAAGAATTCCCCAATTTGAAAATTATCGGAATGAGTACGTTTAATGAGCGAAGCTATATTTCACAAATGATTCAAAACGGAGCCGATGGTTTTTTGGTAAAATCGGCATCGAAAGAAGAAATTGAAACGGCGATTTCATCCGTTTTAGACGGGAAAATGCACTTGAGTTCCGATGCAGGAATGAGTACTTCCGAACAAAAAGAATTGAAAAACCAACCGACTTTAACTCGACGCGAAAAGGAAATCCTCACTTTAATTTCCGAAGGCTTCACCAATCCTCAAATTGCCGAAAAACTGTTCATCAGTTTATACACCGTAGAAACGCACCGAAAAAA
Encoded proteins:
- a CDS encoding response regulator; translated protein: MDKIKIIVVDDHPMVIEGMKALLNQIRYVELCATASNAYEAMEKVKENQPDLVITDINMPEISGVELTSKLKKEFPNLKIIGMSTFNERSYISQMIQNGADGFLVKSASKEEIETAISSVLDGKMHLSSDAGMSTSEQKELKNQPTLTRREKEILTLISEGFTNPQIAEKLFISLYTVETHRKNLLSKFNTNNTASLIKIAATNGLL